The following proteins are co-located in the Carassius gibelio isolate Cgi1373 ecotype wild population from Czech Republic chromosome A9, carGib1.2-hapl.c, whole genome shotgun sequence genome:
- the LOC128019601 gene encoding tripartite motif-containing protein 16 isoform X1 produces MAETSFSQDQFSCPVCLDLLKNPVTIPCGHSFCMSCITECWDQEDLMGVYSCPQCRQTFTPRPALNKNTMLAEVVEQLTKTKLQASVPAGPEDVECDVCTVRKHKAIKSCLVCLNSYCQNHLQQHENLFKGKRHNLTEAIGRLQEMICPKHNKQLEIYCHTDQQCICYLCTMDNHKNHDTVAAVAERTKKQVVLEERKRKFQQRIQQREKDLEELREAVESHKRSAQTAVEDSERIFTELILSIERSRSELKQRIREREKAAVSRAEGLIYRLEQEIDDLTRRGAELEQISQTDDHIHFLQTFQSLAISPESTDIPDVTVSSLLSFDDVRKSISQLKEKLEDFCRDEIDKISGKATYIEIIPTNEPKIRKEFLQYSSGFTLDPNTVNKHLRLSERNRAVTFTDGVQQYPDHPDRFDSLLHVLCRESVCGRCYWETEWSGSLGVGISVSYKNISRKGRGNECLFGYNDQSWRLSCSPSSYSFWNNGSCSDFPELFSCRRIGVYVDHRAGTMSFYSVSDTMSLIHRFKTTFTQPLYPGFAVHRGSAVKLCDLTSVGE; encoded by the exons ATGGCAGAAACCAGTTTTTCCCAGGACCAGTTCAGCTGTCCGgtgtgtctggatctcctgaagAATCCAGTGACcattccctgtggacacagttTCTGTATGAGCTGTATTACAGAGTGCTGGGATCAGGAGGATCTGATGGGCGTCTACAGCTGTCCTCAATGCAGGCAGACCTTCACTCCAAGACctgctttaaataaaaacactatgcTGGCTGAAGTGGTGGAGCAACTGACTAAGACTAAACTTCAGGCTTCTGTTCCTGCTGGACCTGAAGATGTGGAGTGTGACGTCTGTACTGTGAGAAAACACAAAGCCAtcaagtcctgtctggtgtgCCTGAACTCTTACTGTCAAAATCACCTCCAACAACATGAGAATCTCTTTAAAGGTAAGAGACACAATCTGACAGAAGCCATTGGACGACTTCAGGAGATGATATGCCCGAAACATAATAAACAACTGGAGATCTACTGTCATACTGACCAGCAGTGCATTTGTTATCTGTGCACGATGGATAATCACAAAAACCATGATACTGTAGCAGCTGTAGCAGAGAGGACAAAGAAACAG GTGGTtttggaagagagaaagagaaaattccagcagagaatccagcagaggGAGAAAGATCTTGAGGAGCTGAGAGAGGctgtggagtctcataag cgctctgcacagacagcagtggaggacagtgagaggatctttactgagctcatcctctccattgagagaagccgctctgagTTGAAACAGCGGATCAGAGAACGGGAAAAGgctgcagtgagtcgagctgaaggaCTCATATATCGACTGGAGCAGGAGATTGATGATCTGACGAGGAGAGGCGCTGAACTGGAGCAGATTTCACAAACAGATGATCACATACATTTCCTCCAG ACCTTCCAATCTCTTGCTATATCCCCTGAATCTACAGATATTCCTGATGTCACTGTAAGCTCTCTCCTCTCTTTTGATGATGTAAGAAAGTCTATCTCTCAACTGAAAGAAAAACTAGAGGATTTCTGTAGAGATGAAATTGACAAGATTTCTGGCAAAg CAACATACATTGAAATTATCCCCACCAATGAACCAAagatcagaaaggagtttctacAAT attccAGTGGGTTCactctggatccaaacacagtgAATAAACACCTCCGTCTGTCTGAGAGGAACAGAGCAGTTACCTTCACTGACGGAGTCCAGcagtatcctgatcatccagacagatttgatagtttgttgcatgtgttgtgtagagagagtgtgtgtggacgctgttactgggagactgAGTGGAGCGGGAGTCTTGGTGTGggtatatcagtgtcatataaaaaCATAAGTAGGAAGGGACGGGGAAATGAGTGTTTATTTGGATATAATGATCAATCCTGGAGACTGTCTTGTTCTCCTTCTAGTTACTCATTCTGGAACAATGGCAGTTGTTCTGATTTCCCTGAACTCTTCAGCTGCAGGAGaataggagtgtatgtggatcacagagcagggactatgtccttctacagcgtctctgacacaatgagcctcatccacagATTCAAGACCACATTTACTCAGCCTCTCTATCCTGGGTTTGCAGTTCATCGTGGATCAGCAGTGAAATTGTGTGACCtaaccagtgttggggagtaa
- the pdk1 gene encoding pyruvate dehydrogenase (acetyl-transferring) kinase isozyme 1, mitochondrial, whose product MRIFRTLMTAASVAKQIDFYSRFSPSPLSMKQFIDFGSENACVKTSFTFLRQELPVRLANIMKEIDLLPDNLLRTPSVRLVQSWYMQSFQDILEFKDRDVDDEMLKQDFTDAVIKIRNRHNDVVPTMAQGVVEYKETYGTDPITSQNIQYFLDRFYMSRISIRMLLNQHTLLFGGKIRDNPAHPKQIGSIDPSCCVTDVVKDAYENARNLCDRYYMNSPELVLEEFNVKGPDKPMAVVYVPSHLYHMVFELFKNAMRATMELHEDAMEYPPVHVQIVLGHEDLTVKVSDRGGGVPLRKIDRLFTYTYSTAPRPQMDTSRATPLAGFGYGLPISRLYARYFQGDLKLYSMEGYGTDAVIYIRALSTESIERLPVYNKSAWKHYNTIHEADDWCVPSKEPKDMTTFRSF is encoded by the exons ATGAGGATCTTCAGGACTCTGATGACCGCTGCATCCGTGGCCAAACAAATCGACTTCTACTCCAGATTCTCTCCTTCTCCTCTCTCGATGAAACAGTTCATAGACTTCG GTTCAGAGAACGCATGTGTGAAAACGTCATTCACGTTCTTGAGACAGGAGCTGCCTGTCAGGCTGGCGAATATCATGAAAGAGATCGATTTATTGCCTGATAACCTCCTGAGGACCCCTTCAGTGCGTCTGGTGCAGAGCTG GTACATGCAAAGCTTCCAGGATATACTGGAGTTCAAGGACAGGGATGTCGATGATGAAATGCTCAAACAAGA CTTCACAGATGCTGTGATCAAGATCAGGAACCGTCACAATGATGTGGTGCCCACCATGGCTCAAGGGGTGGTGGAATACAAGGAGACCTACGGGACCGACCCCATCACCAGCCAGAACATCCAGTACTTCCTGGACCGGTTCTACATGAGCAGGATCTCCATCAGGATGCTCCTGAATCAGcaca CTCTTCTGTTTGGGGGAAAGATACGCGACAATCCTGCTCATCCCAAACAGATCGGCAGCATTGACCCCAGCTGCTGTGTCACTGATGTCGTGAAAG ATGCGTATGAAAATGCCCGTAACCTTTGTGACCGATATTACATGAACTCACCCGAGTTAGTGCTGGAAGAATTTAATG TTAAAGGACCTGATAAACCCATGGCTGTGGTATATGTGCCGTCTCATCTGTACCACATGGTGTTTGAGCTCTTTAAG AATGCCATGCGTGCAACCATGGAGCTTCATGAAGATGCCATGGAGTATCCCCCGGTGCATGTGCAGATCGTCCTGGGCCACGAGGACCTGACCGTGAAG GTCAGTGATCGCGGAGGCGGAGTCCCGCTGAGGAAGATTGACAGGTTGTTTACGTACACATACTCCACTGCACCTCGTCCTCAGATGGACACGTCTCGAGCCACTCCTCTG gCTGGTTTTGGTTATGGGCTGCCCATCTCCAGACTTTACGCCAGATATTTCCAAGGAGACCTGAAGCTGTACTCTATGGAGGGATACGGCACAGATGCCGTCATTTATATCAGA GCTTTGTCCACTGAGTCCATCGAGAGGCTTCCCGTTTACAATAAATCAGCCTGGAAACATTATAACACCATCCACGAAGCCGATGACTGGTGTGTCCCCAGCAAAGAGCCCAAGGACATGACCACCTTCCGCAGCTTCTAG